Proteins encoded by one window of Lathyrus oleraceus cultivar Zhongwan6 chromosome 1, CAAS_Psat_ZW6_1.0, whole genome shotgun sequence:
- the LOC127129704 gene encoding uncharacterized protein LOC127129704: MKSLLRSAVILVLPAVLIVGALVYTRFIETPDIFSGVSSTEPILITKAYETPIKPLNQIEIPLNCNGYNLTKTCPSNNSEISFFNQDRSSNSTCPDYFRWIHEDLRPWAHTGITMEMVEKAKPTANFKLVILKGKVYLETYEKAFQTRDTFTLWGILQLLRRYPRMLPDLELMFDCVDWPVVSIGQNNVIDPPPLFRYCGNDDTLDLVFPDWSFWGWAEVNVKPWEILSGELKEGNKRISWDKREPYAYWKGNPSVAKTRQDLMACNISDKQDWNARLYAQDWGRESQEGYKKSDLTNQCTHRYKVYIEGSAWSVSEKYILACDSPTLLVKPHYYDFFTRGLVPVHHYWPIQEDDKCKSIKYAVDWGNTHTKKAQNIGKAASDFIQQELKMDFVYDYMFHLLNSYAKLFRYQPSISDKAVELCVESMVCNAQGIEKKFMLESLVKGPSNTDPCIMPPPYDPPSLQTQIKRKQSLIERIEYKEKSYWKKKNVTS; encoded by the exons ATGAAATCGTTGTTGAGATCCGCCGTAATATTGGTTTTGCCGGCAGTGTTAATTGTCGGCGCGTTGGTGTACACGCGGTTCATCGAAACACCG GACATTTTCTCCGGTGTTTCATCTACCGAACCAATCCTAATCACCAAAGCATACGAAACACCAATAAAGCCCCTGAATCAAATTGAGATTCCACTCAATTGCAATGGATACAACCTCACCAAAACATGTCCATCTAACAATTCTGAAATTTCTTTCTTTAATCAAGACCGTTCATCTAACTCCACGTGTCCCGATTACTTCCGTTGGATCCACGAAGATTTAAGGCCATGGGCCCACACAGGAATAACAATGGAAATGGTAGAGAAAGCAAAACCAACAGCAAATTTCAAATTAGTGATATTAAAAGGAAAAGTATATTTAGAAACATATGAGAAAGCTTTTCAAACAAGAGATACTTTTACTCTATGGGGTATCCTACAATTGCTAAGGAGGTACCCTAGAATGTTACCTGATTTGGAGCTTatgtttgattgtgttgattgGCCTGTTGTTTCAATTGGTCAAAATAATGTTATTGACCCACCTCCACTCTTTCGATACTGCGGTAACGATGATACATTAGATCTCGTTTTTCCTGATTGGTCCTTCTGGGGATG GGCTGAGGTTAATGTAAAACCATGGGAGATTTTATCGGGAGAGTTGAAAGAAGGCAACAAGAGGATTTCATGGGATAAGAGAGAACCTTATGCTTATTGGAAAGGTAATCCAAGTGTTGCTAAAACAAGACAAGATCTAATGGCATGTAATATTTCAGACAAACAAGATTGGAATGCTCGTTTATATGCTCAG GATTGGGGACGAGAGTCACAGGAAGGGTACAAGAAATCAGACTTGACAAATCAATGCACTCATAG ATATAAGGTGTACATAGAAGGGTCAGCTTGGTCAGTGAGTGAAAAATACATTCTAGCATGTGATTCTCCCACTTTACTTGTGAAACCTCATTATTATGATTTCTTCACAAGAGGGTTAGTTCCGGTGCATCACTATTGGCCCATTCAGGAAGATGATAAATGCAAGTCCATTAAATATGCTGTGGATTGGGGCAACACTCACACTAAAAAG GCACAAAATATTGGAAAAGCAGCAAGTGATTTCATTCAACAAGAGTTGAAGATGGATTTTGTGTATGACTATATGTTTCATCTCTTAAATTCCTATGCTAAACTCTTTAGATACCAACCCTCCATAAGTGATAAAGCTGTTGAACTATGTGTGGAATCAATGGTGTGTAATGCACAAGGAATAGAAAAGAAATTTATGTTGGAATCATTGGTCAAGGGCCCTTCAAACACTGATCCATGCATCATGCCTCCACCTTATGATCCTCCATCTTTGCAAACACAAATAAAAAGAAAACAAAGTTTAATTGAACGAATCGAATACAAGGAGAAGAGTTATTGGAAGAAAAAAAATGTGACATCGTAA